The genomic window GCCCTCACGCTGGAAAATTACGTCTTCATGCACGACGCCCAGCGGCGCACGCGTGAGTTCGAGCTGATGACGCAGATCGGGCAGGTGGTGAGTTCGCGCCTGGATCCCGATGAAGTACTGCTGGCGGTGCAGCGCGAGCTGGGTCGTTTGTTCGACACCTCTACCTTCTATGTGGCGTTCCAGTTCGGCGACCAGATCCGTTTCGAGCTGGAGGTGGAAGAAGGCGAGATCCGGCCCAAGCGCTCCACCAAGGCGAGCAACGGGCTGACGGAGTACATCGTGCGTACGGGGCGGCCGCTGCTGGTGGAAGCGGACATGGAAGCGGCGCGCACGCGCCTGGGGCTGGAAAGCAGCCTGCGCCCGGCGAAATCCTACTGCGGCGTTCCCATCCTCATGTACGGGCGGCCGGTGGGCGCGATGGCCACCATGCACTATGCGAAGGAGTACGTGTACGGGCAGCGCGACCTGGACGTGATGACCACGGCCTCCGGATATGTGGCCGTAGCCATTGAGAACGCGCGCATGTTCGCCGAGGAGCAGCGGCGCTCACGCTACCTGGGCTTCCTGAACAACATCTCCAAGACCGCGATTTCGAGCCAGGACGCGGACCAGATGATGGCGGAGATCGTGGGCGAGATCCAGAAGAACTTCCACTACGACCACATCGGCATCGGCCTGCTGGACTACGCCACCAAAGACATCGAGATCAAGGCCGAGGCAGGCTCGACGGCGCAGGCGCTGGGCAAGCGTGTGCCGCTGGGCGTGGGCATCCTGGGCCGCGCGGCGCGCACTTCGGAAATGGTGCTGGTGCAGAACACCGGCGAGAGCCACCTGCTGGGCATCCTGCCGGAATCGAAGTCGGTGCTCTGCGTCCCCATCGCCTATAGCGAGACCATGCTGGGCGTGCTGAACGTGGAGAGCCGCCGGGAGAACGCCTTCAGCGAACAGGAGGTCCTGATCCTGCGCACGCTCGCCGACCTGCTGGCTACGGCGCTGCACAACGCCTTCGTCTTCCAGAAGATGCAGCAGCAGTCGATCACCGACGGCCTGACGGGAATCAAGACGCGGCGCTTTTTCCTGGAAGCCCTGCAGGCGGAGTGGAAGCGCGCTTCGCGCACCGGGCGTCCGTTCTCCGTGGTGCTGATCGATCTGGACAAGTTCAAGGAAGTGAACGACTCCATGGGTCACCTGGAAGGCGACCTGGTGCTGGCGCGGATCGGGCGCCTGCTGGAGCAGAAGGTGCGGCAGTCGAACGTGGTGGCCCGCTACGGCGGCGACGAGTTCATCATCCTGATGCCAGAAACCGGCATGGAACAGGCGCAGATCCTTTCCGAGCGCCTGCGGTTGTGGATCGCGACCGATCCCATGCTGAACGAGCGGCACATCACCGGGAGCTTCGGCGTGGCTACCTTCCCGCTGCACGGCGCCACGGTCGAGGACGTGGTGCGTGTAGCAGACGCGGGCATGTACGTCTCCAAACGCAAGGGCGGCAACCATGTTTCCATCGCCGGCGAGTTCGCCGAAGGCGGGCTGCAGCCGCACCAGCAGCTTATCTCCAGCTACGTGGAAGGCTTTTTGCAGCGCGAGCACACGGGGCCAAGCGCGGCCGAGGAACTGGTGAGCACACTGCGTCAGCTGAGCGCCGAGGCCAGCGAGGGCGACCGCGCCGAGGTGCTGATGAATGCCCTGCGCACCCTCACGCGCGCGGCCGAGTCGCGCGAGATTGCCGCTTCCGGTCACGGCGAATCGGTGGCGAGGATCGCAGAGGCTATCGGCCGCGAGCTCATGCTCAAGCCGGAAGACCTGGCGGACCTGGTCTATGCGGCGCGCGTCCACGACGTGGGCAAGATCGTCATCCCCGAACGCTTCCTGAACAAGCCCGACCTGCTCAACGAGAGCGAATACAGCGTGGTGAAGGAGCATGTACGGCTGGGCTCACAACTGTTGGAGCTGGTCCCCGGCGCCATGCGCGTGGTGCGCTTCGTACGCCATCATCACGAGCGCTTCGATGGCAGCGGCTACCCTGACGGGCTCAAGGGTGAAGAAATTCCCCTGGGCGCACGCATCATCGGGGTAGCGGAAGCCTACGCCCTCATGACCACGGAGCGGCCGTACGCCCAAGTGCGCAGCCAGCAAGAAGCGATTGCGGAGATGGAATCGCTCAGCGGCACACAGTTCGACGGCATGCTGGTGCGCCTGCTGGTTCACCACCTCAAGACCAAGGCCGACGCACCGGCTCGCAAAGGACGCTAGCCTCACTCAACGCGCCAGCGGGACGCCCTCGAGCGAAGTCAGCCTTCCCACCGGATAGAGCCCCAGGCGTTGGTCGCGGTAGGGTGAGCGCTGGAAAAAGAAGTCCAGGCGGGCTGAGGGACTGGCCGCGAAAGCTTTGTCGCTGGCCAGACGTCGTTCGAACTCCTCGCGCAGCTTGGCGTCCTTCTCGAGCATGTCGCGCGCCATCTTTTCCATGACGTAGTCCTCGGCGTACTCCTTCTGCTCGAAGATGGCGTTGAAGAAGCCCCAGGCTACGGCGGAGTCGGGCGCCTGCGGCTCCAGGAAATGAATGGCTACCTTGGCAGCCCGCTGGTCCAACAGAACGACCGCGGAACCGGCGGGAAAGGTCAGCTCCTCGTGGACAGCGCGGCAGGTGACCCAGGGCTGGTCGCCGCTTCCGGGCTGGTCGGCGATTCCGGGCCGAAACAGGACCTGGCGGCCCTCGAAAGGCTCTTTGCGCCACTTCGGATTCTGGCAACGGTAGGTTTCTACCTCATCCGTCCAAGGTTCGGTGGTCTGCTTGAGCCGCAAGCCGTGCGCCTCGAGAACGCGAATCACGTCTTTCCACTGCGGCGGAATGATGTACGCGACGGGTGGAACGACCGCCAGCCTCACCCGGAAGGTGGAGCGGTAGGGAATCTCGAGTTCCATAGGTTCGCGCGTGTACTCCACGCGCGGCGCGCCGGAGATTTCGCTGGCCGTGCGGCGGATGTGGTAACCGCGGAAGAAGAACGGTTCGGCTTGGTCGGTCAGCTCCAGGCGCAGGGGGAAGCGGGCTCTCGGGTCGTAGGTTTTGCCCACAGCGATGGTGGCGGCATCGGCGTCGCGGTTGGCCGTCGTAAGCAGATCGGCATCACGATTGATGACCTCCAGCAGCGCACGCATGATCTCGTAATTGCCTGTGACCCGTGCCGGATAGTCCTTGAGCATGTGCATCTCCACCAGCAATCCGGGACGGTTCTGCAGCACGGCATAGCCCGTGGAATAACGGGGAAGATTCTCTCCCTGGTACATGCCCTGGGCGGGATCAGCGGGGTCGATGAACTCGCCATAGGGGCTGATCTTGTGACCGCTGGCACCGACCGACTTCAACAGATATGGCGCCAGCACGTTTTTCTGCCAGTCGGCCAACGCGGGAAAGACATTGGGGCCGGCCTCGAGCGCGTAGGTGGTGTCGTACTGGTGGTCCAGGCCGTCAGTCACGTGGTTGTCCACGAAGAAGTCCGGCAGGAAGCGGTTCCACAAATCGAGGAAGGCTTGCGTCTCGGGCGTATCCGCCTTCATGTAGTCGCGGTTGAGGTTGAGATTGCTTGCGTTCGTGCGCCAGCCCATCGCTTCCGGTCCATTCTGGTTGATGCGGTTGTAGGGACCGAAGCGCTCGTGCCCGTCCGCGTTGTAGATAGGAACGACGACCAGGACCGCGCGCTCGATGAGAGCAGCCTTCTCGCGTGTGATGAGAATGTCGCGCAGCAGCGCAAGGCACGCGTCCTTGCCGTCCATTTCTCCGGCGTGGATGGCGTTCTGCAGCAGCACGATGGGGCGTCCTGCGCGGTGAAGCGCCTCAGGATCGAATACGCCGTCGCGACTGACGACTACGGCCACCAGCTCGCGGCCTTCACCGGTGCGCCCGAAGACCTCGGTCCGCACCTGGCCCGAGGCAGCGGCTGCCAGGCGCCGCACATAGGCCATGGTTTCGTCGTAGCGCGGGGTAGTGCGGTAGGCGCTCTTTTCGGCGGGTGTGCGCCAGTCCGCGGCTGGTTCCGGTTGAGCAAGGGCGGCCGCTGTCACCAGGAAAACGGCAAGCAGGATGCGCATGAAGAACATGGATGCAGTCAGCTCCTTGAAGGACGCGAATTTCTCTTGAGAGACCGTCGGAATCACGCGGTCAACGCCGTCGCCGCGAATGACGGGTGAGCAAGACCACCACGTGCGCCACCGCGGTATTGCGCAGGCCCAGTCCCTCGGGCGTTTTCGCCTTGAGACCGACCGCGGAAACGGGAAGGCCCAGGAGTTCCGCCACCTGCTTGCGGATCCGGGTGGCGTGCGGGCCGATCTTGGGCTCCGCCAGCACCAAGGTCGAATCCACGTTGGCGACGCGATAGCCGGCGCGCGCTACCTGCTTCAGGGCCTCGCGGATGAAGATGACCGAATCGGCGCCCTTCCATTTTTTCTCCGAGGGCGGGAAAAAGGAACCGATGTCGCCCGCGGCCACCGCGCCCAGCAAGGCGTCGGTGAGGGCGTGTAGCAGGACGTCGCCGTCGGAATGCCCGGCTAAGCCGCGTGCATGCGGCAAGGTCACCCCGCCCAGCTTCAGCGGGATACCACGACGAAAACTGTGGGAGTCAAAGCCATAGCCGATTCGCATGGTTTCTCGTCAATCGTTCTTTTCCTGGCCCAGGTAAAACTCGGCCAGTTCCAAATCCGCCGGGCTGGTGATCTTCAGATTGCGAGCCGATCCCATCACCACCGCCACCTCATGCCCGGAGCGCTCTACCAGGGAAGCTTCATCCGTGCCGGTAAAGCCGTCGGCCTGGGCGTCCTCGAACGCCTTCTTCACCACCTCGTAGCGGAAGCCCTGCGGGGTTTGGGCCATCACCACGCGCTCACGCGGGAGAGTGGTGATGACGATGGCGCCGTCGGCGGTGCGGTCCACCTGCTTGACGGTATCCACCGCCGGAACTCCGGCGATGGCCGCGCCATGCTTGGCGGCGGCGGCAATCACATGGTGGATGGTTTCGACGTCCACCAGAGGACGCACGGCGTCGTGGACCAGCACAATGTCGTCGGGAGCGGGCTGGGATCGCTCCTGCAACTTTGCCAAGGCATTCGCCACCGACTGCTGCCGGTTCTCCCCGCCCTCGACCAGATGTACCGGGCGTGCCGGCTGCTCCTGCTCCAGACGTGGACGAAAGCGCTCACCGTCGGGTGAACGCAGAGCCAAATAGATTTCAGAGACTTCCGGAATGGCGGCGAACTTGCGAAGGGTGTGGATGAGGATGGGCACGCCGGCGATTTCGGTGAACTGCTTGGGAGCACCCGCCACCGGCGCCATGCGCGTGCCCAAGCCGGCCGCCGGGATAATGACGAAGACCTTCATCGGGGCGGAAAGTATAAACCAGTGGCTTGTGGTCAGTAGCTAGTTTGAAAATCACGGATGGGTAGCAGACGCCTGCTTCAACAGCCACTGGCCACTAACAACCAGCCACTGCTGTTAGGTTTCCACCGGCGGGCGCTCGACCACGATGGGCTGGGGGCGCCGCGATTCCTGGGCTTGCGTACGCGGTTCAACCGAGCGGACCTCGGCCGGGCGGATGGCCGCGGTGGAGTCGGTGAGCTTGCCGAAGATCATCTTGCCGGCGGTGGTCTGGAGTACCGAAGTCACCGAGATCTCCACGTTCTTGCCGATCATGCGGCGAGCGTTATCCACCACCACCATGGTGCCGTCGTCGAGGTAGGCCACGCCCTGGTTGTACTCCTTGCCTTCCTTCAGGATGAAAACCTTCATGGTCTCACCCGGCAGGACAATGGGCTTGAGGGCGTTGGCGAGCTCGTTGATGTTGAGCACCGGGACACCTTGAAGCTGAGCGACCTTGTTGAGGTTGAAGTCGTTGGTGACGATCTTGGCCTCGTAGACCTTGGCCAGTTCGATCAGCTTCAGATCCACTTCACGGACCGTAGGGAAGTCGTCGTCCACGATCTGCACGTCGAGCGAGGCGATCTTCTGGATGCGCTGCAGGATGTCCAGCCCGCGGCGGCCCCGGTTGCGCTTGAGCGAGTCGGCCGAGTCCGCCACCAACTGCAACTCGCGCAGCACGAAGCGCGGCAGCATGATGACGCCGTCCAGGAAGCCGGTCTCGGCGATGTCGGCGATACGGCCGTCGATAATGACGCTGGTGTCCAGGATCTTGTAGCTCTTCTTGCCCTGTTTCTCACCCCCAAAAACGCCCCCCAGGGCGTTCAGATTCAGCAGGTCTCCCTTGTTGGCTCCCACAATCAGGCCTACGTAGGCCATGAGCAGGACGACGATAAGCTGCAGGAAGCTTTGGGTGGAACCGGGGGCAATGCTGTTGCGGATGACCAGGCTGAACAGGTAGGCGCCGAAGATGCCCAGGATGCTGCCGATGGCCGCTCCGATCAGCCGGCGCAGGCTGACCACCCGCAGGCGTACTTCAAACAGGATGACGCCCAGGCCGAGAGCGACGCCCAAGACAAGCGAAAAGCCGTGGGGCAGCCCGAAGGGCTTCAGGGCCCACGAAGCCGCCGCGACCGCCACGATAAAAATCAGGCGGATAAGGACCAAATCCATGTCGGGACCTCCTTCCTAAAATGCCGTCCGGTCCGGACTCAGGAAGCTCGCCCGGCAGCGGCACCTACCACACGGTCCCGTGTGTCTTACAGTTAAGCGCGGAGCCTATGAAAAATAAGGTCGCTCCGCCCGGGGTGACAAAATGAACGCTCACCCCGGAAAACCACTTCTTAAGACCTCAACCTATAACAACCCAACGCCCAAGGCTATGGCACAGAAGTGCCAAGGGGCATAGTTATCTACAAAATAAACATAACACAGCATATTGTTATTGACCAAGTTACTAAAAGACCGCATTGTATTGTGCGGCAGCGAACGAGCTGCCGCACAAGGTTCTAACCGGCGCGCGGCGAACCAGCCCGCGCCGAAAAACAAACTGGCCCACCCGAAAGGGAGATGAGCGGGCTTGCCTCCACCGGACGAGAGGCGGGGGCTGGAAAAACCGGCGCAAAAATTCTCGGGGGAGAACGCGCCGGTTTTTTCCTTTTCGCCCAAGCTTCCTACGAGCCATACGAGTTCCCTTTACGGCGCGAATGTCCGCCCGTTACAATCCGCGATTCCGGCGTCCGGGCCGGGAATAACGGAGGCAGAAGTGCCCAGGCGAGGTATCCCAGCCATTCTGCTGGTGATGGTTCTGTTGGCAGCCGGCCTTCCGGCGGCGGCCAAGTACATCCCCGACCCGATCGTCAAATACCAAATCAGCGCGCGCCTCGATCCCGGGGCCAAGACCGTGCAAGGGAGTGAGACCATCGAGTGGCGCAACCACTCCGGCGACACCATCACCGAGCTGCAGTTCCACCTCTATCTGAATGCCTT from Terriglobales bacterium includes these protein-coding regions:
- the ispD gene encoding 2-C-methyl-D-erythritol 4-phosphate cytidylyltransferase is translated as MKVFVIIPAAGLGTRMAPVAGAPKQFTEIAGVPILIHTLRKFAAIPEVSEIYLALRSPDGERFRPRLEQEQPARPVHLVEGGENRQQSVANALAKLQERSQPAPDDIVLVHDAVRPLVDVETIHHVIAAAAKHGAAIAGVPAVDTVKQVDRTADGAIVITTLPRERVVMAQTPQGFRYEVVKKAFEDAQADGFTGTDEASLVERSGHEVAVVMGSARNLKITSPADLELAEFYLGQEKND
- the ispF gene encoding 2-C-methyl-D-erythritol 2,4-cyclodiphosphate synthase: MRIGYGFDSHSFRRGIPLKLGGVTLPHARGLAGHSDGDVLLHALTDALLGAVAAGDIGSFFPPSEKKWKGADSVIFIREALKQVARAGYRVANVDSTLVLAEPKIGPHATRIRKQVAELLGLPVSAVGLKAKTPEGLGLRNTAVAHVVVLLTRHSRRRR
- a CDS encoding diguanylate cyclase; the encoded protein is MDINLIRTLAEAAVAALLLAFFSLYLRWRTTRLHGQIHENLLAFSSLDVDPRRMMDATDLVPSLKKFLDRLAALLKVESIAISMEGPLRSTLPSVQRGFTKEFLERGERYGGLAALAQLARARGGIYSTLDLQTEARGDPERAAAAWSAFQPDKVWSVTAVRLQTHEREFGLLVFGHPRGQTFTQEQTRLLKGVAMQIALTLENYVFMHDAQRRTREFELMTQIGQVVSSRLDPDEVLLAVQRELGRLFDTSTFYVAFQFGDQIRFELEVEEGEIRPKRSTKASNGLTEYIVRTGRPLLVEADMEAARTRLGLESSLRPAKSYCGVPILMYGRPVGAMATMHYAKEYVYGQRDLDVMTTASGYVAVAIENARMFAEEQRRSRYLGFLNNISKTAISSQDADQMMAEIVGEIQKNFHYDHIGIGLLDYATKDIEIKAEAGSTAQALGKRVPLGVGILGRAARTSEMVLVQNTGESHLLGILPESKSVLCVPIAYSETMLGVLNVESRRENAFSEQEVLILRTLADLLATALHNAFVFQKMQQQSITDGLTGIKTRRFFLEALQAEWKRASRTGRPFSVVLIDLDKFKEVNDSMGHLEGDLVLARIGRLLEQKVRQSNVVARYGGDEFIILMPETGMEQAQILSERLRLWIATDPMLNERHITGSFGVATFPLHGATVEDVVRVADAGMYVSKRKGGNHVSIAGEFAEGGLQPHQQLISSYVEGFLQREHTGPSAAEELVSTLRQLSAEASEGDRAEVLMNALRTLTRAAESREIAASGHGESVARIAEAIGRELMLKPEDLADLVYAARVHDVGKIVIPERFLNKPDLLNESEYSVVKEHVRLGSQLLELVPGAMRVVRFVRHHHERFDGSGYPDGLKGEEIPLGARIIGVAEAYALMTTERPYAQVRSQQEAIAEMESLSGTQFDGMLVRLLVHHLKTKADAPARKGR
- a CDS encoding PIN domain-containing protein, which codes for MDLVLIRLIFIVAVAAASWALKPFGLPHGFSLVLGVALGLGVILFEVRLRVVSLRRLIGAAIGSILGIFGAYLFSLVIRNSIAPGSTQSFLQLIVVLLMAYVGLIVGANKGDLLNLNALGGVFGGEKQGKKSYKILDTSVIIDGRIADIAETGFLDGVIMLPRFVLRELQLVADSADSLKRNRGRRGLDILQRIQKIASLDVQIVDDDFPTVREVDLKLIELAKVYEAKIVTNDFNLNKVAQLQGVPVLNINELANALKPIVLPGETMKVFILKEGKEYNQGVAYLDDGTMVVVDNARRMIGKNVEISVTSVLQTTAGKMIFGKLTDSTAAIRPAEVRSVEPRTQAQESRRPQPIVVERPPVET
- a CDS encoding M14 family metallopeptidase, which codes for MFFMRILLAVFLVTAAALAQPEPAADWRTPAEKSAYRTTPRYDETMAYVRRLAAAASGQVRTEVFGRTGEGRELVAVVVSRDGVFDPEALHRAGRPIVLLQNAIHAGEMDGKDACLALLRDILITREKAALIERAVLVVVPIYNADGHERFGPYNRINQNGPEAMGWRTNASNLNLNRDYMKADTPETQAFLDLWNRFLPDFFVDNHVTDGLDHQYDTTYALEAGPNVFPALADWQKNVLAPYLLKSVGASGHKISPYGEFIDPADPAQGMYQGENLPRYSTGYAVLQNRPGLLVEMHMLKDYPARVTGNYEIMRALLEVINRDADLLTTANRDADAATIAVGKTYDPRARFPLRLELTDQAEPFFFRGYHIRRTASEISGAPRVEYTREPMELEIPYRSTFRVRLAVVPPVAYIIPPQWKDVIRVLEAHGLRLKQTTEPWTDEVETYRCQNPKWRKEPFEGRQVLFRPGIADQPGSGDQPWVTCRAVHEELTFPAGSAVVLLDQRAAKVAIHFLEPQAPDSAVAWGFFNAIFEQKEYAEDYVMEKMARDMLEKDAKLREEFERRLASDKAFAASPSARLDFFFQRSPYRDQRLGLYPVGRLTSLEGVPLAR